DNA sequence from the Nicotiana tomentosiformis chromosome 3, ASM39032v3, whole genome shotgun sequence genome:
ACTTTAGTGAAGCTCAGGTTGCGGTTATTCGTATTACTTGGTGTTGTGATCAACAATTTGATAGTTTGGAACTAGACATGGACTCAATGATTATTGTTCAATTGATTCAGGGATCCGTTAAACCTCCCTGGTCACTGCATAATTTGATTGAGAATATCCAAAAGAAAATGAACCAAAGAAATATTCAAGTGAATCACTGCATTAGGGAAGACAATGAGGTTATAGATGCTCTTGCCAAATATGCAACAACCATCTCTGATGAAAGAATTTTGTACACAGAGAATGATCTCCCAGGTAAAGCTAGAGATCCTCTAAGAATGAACAAGCTTCACCTCCCCAACTTCAGAAGGAAAACAAAGAAGCATTCCACCTGGTACTATGATCCTTCATGAACTGTATCATACTTCATGGGGAGGTGCAACATTATCATTTTTTCTATATTTAAAGAACTACTCACATTTTTCATCTCTAAAGGCCAAGGCCATCAAATTTAGTAGGAAGTATTTTCCtaatctcctaatatttttataAATGGTTATCTAGGCAAAGCCCCTCCTTTGTTTTCCCTTGAAGTCCCTTTTAACTTTTGAGGTAAGGTTATATGCCCCCTCGTTGTAATCTTCTCTTTCAAATAATTTACAAGATAGGGGTCCAGGGGTCTAGGCCAAACCCACTACCACCACTGAAGGTGAAAGTCTCGGTGGATGgattatatataaaataaaaaacaaaaacaaagacGTCACTCAAGTTGCATCTTAACATGATTGATATTCCTAGTAAATCTGTTGGTTTCTCCCTTCACAAAGATTTTATAGATTAGAAGTACTACATACTAGAAATATATTGTAGACAGAGGCCCTCAAGACTCTAATTCAAAGTTTGGACccctatttattttttatttatgtttTGCCCGAAAAAATGTTAAGTGGTGATTTAAGTTTGATCAGGggctattttaaaaaatttaaaacttcTAGGGCAAACTTAAAATTCAGCAAATAAATCAAAACAAATTCTTCCTCAAGCTTGAGCATTAACTAGCAGCTTCTCCACTCTACTTCTTCTTCATTGTCTACGTTTTGATAGTAAATTTGATTGATTCAATTGTTGAAGTTGATGTTGTCTCTTAGAATTTTAAAGTTAACCATTGTATTCACTATATGTGAAAGAACTTGAGCTTGAAACTTGAAGGAGAAGAACAAAACCCCATTAAAACTCATTTTGAAGCTTGGTTGGGAGATTGGATTTTGTGAaaatgtttggattgggtgttgatACAAGAGATTGGGTCCATCTGggagagtttatatctcaattttgaggaaGTTTGGTGAAGATTTAAAATGATTTTGgatgaaattttaaatttgagcTTGGGTTGAAGATGAACAGTTCAGATTTATGTTGTCTACAAATTGCATTtccttttaataaattttaactCGGTCTATGTACGTTATTATAAATAGTCTATTGATTTATTGTAAATTGAATTTAGCATCAAAGGTTCTAAATGTGCTTATGTTGCTAAATGAATTCAACTTCCTTTTTTTGGAAACTCAAAGGAAAAGTGCTAAATGAATTTCAAAGATTCTAAAATGATAGATAATGCTCCTCATCTGTACGCTACTATGACAAAACATATGATTCAACAATCATGAAAACTCGTCAGCAGTGTCTAGTGCTTCAACCAAACTTATAGTGATTCTAACTTCTATACTAAGCGATCTGAGATTAGGTATTTTCCAGAAGATATGTTGAACTCAAATTAGGAATTTTCCTGAAAGCATTTGAAATTTATGCGTTGCCGCTTTAGAATTCTTCTGAGTGGTCTTTCACAAGTCGAAATATTGGTAAATTAAGAGATAAAACTTCTCCATTTTTAAAGAAACAAACTTTATTTTAAACGTACAGATGGCTTAACAATAGACTACTGATTTATTATAAACTACAATATAAAAAtagtttttaaataaataaataatattttattaagaAATGTGACATTCTAAAgtataaaaattaaaattgatgACTAAACAATATGTTAACAACATAAAATTGGTGACTTAAATATAATGATAATCTAAAATATGATAATTAATAAGTAATATTAACATATGTTGATGAAAAGGTTGTGATGACTTGTTATGAATTATTTGGCAAAATACATAAACAAATACTTAAAATTGGCCTGAGATGTCAGTTAAACACTCCAATCTTTGAAAAAGATGAAATCTTTTCGGCTCTATAAAGCTAAATTGTGTTCAAAATCTGAAAATATTTTCTCGATTTCATGGTGATGACGGCTATGGAGGCGACAGATTCAAGgttatatttctatttattttacaGTAGTGGTGATTATGTTTATGTGAAAAGTGTAAGAGGGACGGGAGGAGATCACAATTAAAAGAGGAAGAATGGGGTTGAAAACGTGGGGGAGGGGCtgggaaggaagaagaagaatgggGGTGGGAGTTGTTGTTATACGGTTAAAATAAGGAAAAAGTTAAAAATACATCACTAATGACACATGCCAACGTCTAATTCGTTCATTTGACGCAATTGTAAGGCACGTATTAATTGTAAGGAGCGAGTTGAGGTGTCTAGATGGTCACTTGGTAAGTTGGAGTATTTAACTGACAGATGAAGCAAGTTTAAGTATATGTTTATGTATTTAGCGTTATAATTATGTTAACAACTTGAGAGTGGTGACATAACTATATGTGAACAACATGAAATGTTCTTTAACTATATTGCAATAGGTAACTAAACTCTATGGCAACAAAATGAAATGGGCACCATAGCTATATTACGAACGCTACAGTATCTAAGGATTATAATATACACACTTGTAATGTTAAGATTTATAACGAACGACTCGTAACATCTCAATAATAGTAACATTGATTTGATATCTCATTAACATATTATTAAATCATcatttattaataaaaaattatcattTTCAATAAGGAAAATGCGTACTTAGAGGCTTTTAAGGGGGAGTGGCAGTTTGAAGTCTAGATGTTGATAATAAACTAAGCACGTAATTTAGTATAAACTAAAATCAACATAAGCACATTTAAGTCGTTTAATATAGACTTAGTTAAAATATATTATAGATCACTATATACTTTTAAAACTTGTCATGAAAAGATATGACCGGGAGCAATTTACAAGGTGTCGCTTCAGCCTTTTTAGAGTTCATAACATAAAATCTAAAGTTCTAATTAGCAGATATCTAGATTTAATAGGTTAGTCCAAATTACAACTACCGTAAAAGATGTCTGTCGCATTTATAATACCCACTGCCACTAGCAGTGGctcatactccctccgttcaaaAAGAGTGTctactaattttttttttctttcaaaataagTGTTCACTTACCAAATCAAGAAAgaattaatctttatttttaaaGATTTTATTACCAAAATGGTGTTGAATTACAAAGCATTGGCGACTGAGAGTTGGACAATAGCCCCAACACTTCAGTCAGACTCACGATAAAAATAAACTATATGCTAAACTACCAAAGCAAACTACTTATTACTTACGTAGGACAGAAATTAAAACTTGCCAACCAATTAGCTACTTTGGGTTTCTTACTATCTCTAAAATACACCTCTTGGATTATCTACTTGATCATTAACTCCACATGTTGTTTGTCTTGAAATACTCTCATGTTCCTCTCCCTCCATATAGAGTAGACTGCAGCTACAAAAAACATTCTATACACCTCTGCTCTAGCACTCCTTCCATTAGTAAAACTGATTGACCATTGTGGCTCATCATCCTAGTTCTTAGGCCTTCTGTTAATACCTTGCCATTTGAGAAACTTCTGTCAGACTTAAGCAGACAATTCACATGCGAAGAACAAATATGAGTCGTTTTCAATCTTCTGGCCACACAAAGGACACACTGTATCGCTAGTCATACCCCATTTACTTAGTCTATCCCTTGTATAAAGCTTGCCATGGACTGCTAATCTTAGCACGAAGATCCATTTAGGAAATCTAAGGTTATTACATACCATTTTCCTCCGGGCCGCCTTTGGAAACTCACCTCTTAGTCTCTGGTAAAATTGTCTTGAAGAGAACTGATCCATATTGTAGATATCAGTTAGTTCATATCCTGCTTCTATATTGTACTTTGATACCTTCATAATCTTCTGAATGATCTATGAAGTCTGTTTTGGAATGTCCTCCAGGAAGTTCCTATTAGCCCCTATAATAACAATTTGTTAATAGCAGTTTTGTTTCAAGCTGTGATGTCTAGAATGTTTAGGCCCCCAACATTTGTAGGTTGACATAGTCTGTCCCAGACTAATAAAGCTTTCTTTGAAAGTTCAACACCACCGGTCCACAAAAAAATCTTCTACATGTAGCTTCTATGATCCGCACAACTCTCTTAGGGAGCACAAAGTTCTGAGCCTAAAAGACTTGTATAGAGAATAAGATAGATTTGATGAGTTGTGCTCTACCAGCATATGACAGAAACTTGGTAGTCCGGGATTTAATTCCATGCAGAATCTTATCTAGCAGAGGCTTACATTGTACACATGAGACTCTTTTGGAGCTAATAGGAACCCTTAAATATCTTAAGGGGAGTTGTCCTTTAGTGAATATGCCTCCAAAGTAGACAATTGCCCTTATTTATGTATCCCTAAAAGTCTTTTAAATAACTCCAATTTTCTATGATATTATTAAATAGGTTCAACATTTGGTTATTCGAAGTTTGACTGCAATTCAAATTTTTGCCATTCCATATTTGTCTATGGATGCAAAATTTGGCACACTTATGGTTTGGTACAGGGAGTGTTTATTTAATTATTGCAATATGTTCATACTAGTTAATATGAGTGTCAATGGTTCTGTTCGGTTCGGCTAGTTATTTTATAAACTTTATATCATACCAATTTTTTGGttactctattttgtataatcaaaattagactttttgaaatcgtcccgatcatctcgatttcTCTTCGGTATTTGTGTGATTCGGTTAATTTTCAGTAATTTTGTTAAAATGTTATGTATGGGTCGCTAATAGAAGTTAAAACGCGATAAGATACGTACTTACTTAGGATTTCAGCAAAACTCTCTATACATTTAAAGGCGATGAATTAAGGGAATATGAAAGATAGCCGGAATAGAGATTTATCTCACTATTCTACTACAACATAAGAGAAATTAagcaaagataaaataaatatagATCACACGAGTTGGAATATATTAATTAAAATTGGACTCAAGAATAGAGTCTATTAAAAGATTAAATATCAAATAAGAAAAATCTAAATCATATGAGAGAAAATATATTCAATACTTATGGTTTGCCGCTCAAGATCGCTAGAATACATGTGGCATGGTACTCAAGATGCTAGCTAGAATTAATTTAGTTTCAATTGGACTAGTATAATAGGCTTGAGAGTTGAGACTTTAggttttaattacttgttggccgTAAATGTTTTCACAATCACAAAGGCCAAGGAAAATtgatattttgttatttttaaaacttgatatataaaatatatttttcttatcTAAAATTATTTGGTACATTTCGGTattttttcagtttatttttgtaaaattaaaaatctaccataattatcggtacgaatataaatttatataaaaacctaaagtttataaaaataaacccaATAATCGATACGATACTGCTCGATTTAGTTGGTTTTTAGAGATCCATTGACATCGCTACTAGTTAATGTTAAGTGTTAAATGACCAAGTTCCATATGTCaagttaaaatacaaaaattttaATTAGGGGTAGTTTAGTTAAAttatttattccctttttaggagTTTATATTTTCTTAAGATGTGTTTAAATGGGTAGTAGGGGTTACAATGGTTCGGTTCGGAtggttattttaaaaaatttgaaccataccaattttttggctattctattatgtataagcaaaattaaactttttgaaaacgtcccaatcatgtcggtttcttcggtatcggtacggttcggttaattttcggtattttttaaaatgtcatgtaaaagtcactagtaaaagtagaatgcaataacgtacatacttttataggacttagcaaaactgTCTAGACAGTTTTACTGTTTAAATGGTTGTGAATTATGAAAacataaatgtcacgacccaaaatccaactagtcgtgatggcacctaacccaacccgttaggtaaaccaattaccaactatccaatttcaataataattattaaaataatttaagtgaataaaggtcttaatcttatacaatccccaagaacttgtagtacaaatcatgagattctaagaatagagtttacaaagtagaaatgaaataaatacatagtctgtttgaatagtacataaacagaacttttataaatctaaggctaccatgaacaagaggcagctacaacaagaacgcaggtacatcttcaaatcccgcaaccatcgagcacagcaataacagcagccaacatttgcatgcaatgtgcaaaagtgtagtatcagtacaaccgaccccgtgtactgagtaagtagcaaatctagccttaggttgaaagtagtgataagCTTCTactaaggtcgggtccaaaacaaatagtccacaacagtccataacaatataaaacaaataataccagaagtaactcaaagataaaatgcttagcaaaatcatgatttcaaaaataatagttctccctttcaagtacatcagtgaaaacccaaatcgtttaccgaagttgccaaaaatatgaataagtttgaaaacaataatttttcccaaaaatcctttcaataataattgagatgtttcatttttcttctatataacccgtgtaaaaacaaatgcatcattatgcccatctctcaaaaatatgtaaaaatcatcaatgatgtgatgcagtacagcatgagaaaaatacatctctatgcatgtatgtcatgtgtgcatgccaatacgatgcaactcaatgataaaatcataaatagcccctcgggcagacctcacaatcactcatatacagcccctcggactTACCTCACAATCAATCGTAAACAGCCcccgagcatacctcacaatcacccatgcctcccagtcactcagcactcggcactcgcactcagtaggtacctgtgctcactgggggtgtgtacagatttcggaggggctccttcatcccaagcgctataatttgcgcggacaactcacgtgccgcacggacaactcacgtgctataataatatctagatccgcacggataactcacgtgccataataagccaataaggcctgctgcaggcgggcaaccccgatccatataatagtaataatatatatataaccaacatggcctgttgcggcgtgcaacccgatcccaaaaaaatatcctcacaatcaggccctcagcctccctcagtcataaatctctccaatcactctctctcatgggctcgcaatatcatgagaatagcccaaaaatgatgatataatgtatcaatgaataacaacagagattgagatatgatatgtaatgaaatgaatatgactgagtatgaattttcaatttaaaacaaataatttacaacaatatgacctctgcgggtcccaaaatactggcacatagcttcaacataatttttaatatgattttcagctcaatttctttgacacataaaaccgcatggagaaTGCAaggattatttaactataaaattccacagaaataattatgtcataatttatatagtgcacgcccacacgcccgtcacctagcatgtgtgtcacctcccaacgattcacataatacatatatttacggttcataccctcaactccaagattagaagagttacttacctcgaacaagccaaatcaaatgccgagcaagctaaacaatgctccagaaaatccattatgcgcgtatccacttccaaacggctcgaatctagtcacaattaatttgatccagcccatgaaaattatagaaatttatactatatcaaaatactaatatttttcaaaatatccgAAATTACGTcccaaaaattacccgtggggcccacgtctcggaatctgacgaaactcataaaatacgacaactcatccaattacaagttcaaccatactaatttcactcaaatccgactacaaatcggtattcaaacttgaaaaattcgtttcgtgacattatagaaatttccttctatttctcttgaagattcaataatctta
Encoded proteins:
- the LOC138906949 gene encoding uncharacterized protein, whose amino-acid sequence is MVHWLRPHGNNWKFNTNSSFMTNQRKGGAGGIVRNISGNMTMAFAYPTQFYTNNFSEAQVAVIRITWCCDQQFDSLELDMDSMIIVQLIQGSVKPPWSLHNLIENIQKKMNQRNIQVNHCIREDNEVIDALAKYATTISDERILYTENDLPGKARDPLRMNKLHLPNFRRKTKKHSTWYYDPS